A section of the Elizabethkingia anophelis R26 genome encodes:
- a CDS encoding ROK family protein, with amino-acid sequence MQNIVGIDIGGSHITLAQVDPDKHEIITSTYVRERVDSFADPETIFHAWVSGIEKAIGDLRKEELLIGIAMPGPFDYENGVSLMLQGKFRSIYEVNIKEELARRLEINKNQIHFINDAAAFLEGEVFGGCVQGHGRIFGVTLGTGLGTTFYNGTVATDEDLWNSPFHESICEDYLATRWFVNRYAELTGETITGAKDLLDKPEELRNKMFDEYADSFAEFILKYVKYYDPEVLVIGGNISKAYPYFAERLNQILEENRIELKIEISEIFEDAAILGAASYALKMKN; translated from the coding sequence ATGCAAAATATAGTTGGCATAGACATAGGTGGATCGCACATTACCTTAGCACAGGTAGATCCGGATAAGCATGAAATTATTACCTCTACTTATGTCCGTGAACGTGTAGACTCTTTCGCAGATCCTGAAACAATTTTCCATGCCTGGGTTTCCGGTATTGAAAAAGCTATTGGAGATTTAAGAAAAGAGGAACTACTTATTGGTATCGCTATGCCTGGACCTTTCGATTACGAAAATGGTGTCTCATTGATGTTGCAAGGAAAGTTTCGTTCCATATATGAAGTGAACATCAAAGAAGAACTTGCACGCCGCTTGGAAATAAATAAAAATCAGATTCATTTTATTAATGATGCTGCTGCCTTTCTGGAAGGGGAAGTATTTGGAGGCTGTGTACAAGGACACGGAAGAATTTTTGGTGTTACACTTGGTACAGGGTTGGGAACTACCTTTTATAACGGAACTGTAGCTACAGATGAAGATTTGTGGAATTCACCTTTTCATGAGAGTATATGTGAAGATTATCTTGCGACAAGATGGTTTGTAAACAGATATGCGGAACTTACAGGAGAAACAATTACGGGAGCTAAAGATTTATTGGATAAACCGGAGGAGCTTCGGAACAAGATGTTCGATGAATATGCAGATTCTTTTGCAGAATTTATCCTGAAATATGTAAAGTATTATGATCCTGAAGTTTTAGTGATTGGAGGCAATATTTCTAAGGCATATCCTTATTTTGCTGAACGCTTAAATCAAATTCTTGAGGAGAACCGGATAGAGCTGAAAATTGAAATATCCGAAATTTTTGAAGATGCAGCAATTCTCGGAGCAGCTAGTTATGCTTTGAAAATGAAAAACTAA